In Acaryochloris marina S15, a single genomic region encodes these proteins:
- a CDS encoding peroxiredoxin family protein, with product MTQSSGFFNQRYVNNFVPLPGKGEPAVGQLAPDFELPQVGGNLVKLSDYRGQQPVFLAFTRIFTEKLFCPFCYPHIQDLKERYSEIMDRGAELLMISSTDQIQSEQVVSDLDLPYPFLYDPKCESFRNYGAGQALGAPLPAQYIVDLDGKIRFRHMFSFVDHNAGIDEVLTLLEGLR from the coding sequence ATGACTCAAAGTTCAGGGTTCTTTAATCAACGCTATGTGAACAACTTTGTTCCCCTGCCAGGTAAAGGAGAACCTGCTGTTGGACAGCTCGCGCCAGACTTTGAACTGCCTCAGGTAGGGGGAAACCTGGTCAAACTTTCGGACTACCGTGGACAGCAGCCTGTGTTCCTCGCCTTTACTCGTATCTTTACCGAAAAACTTTTTTGCCCTTTTTGCTATCCCCATATTCAAGATTTGAAGGAGCGCTACTCAGAGATTATGGATCGGGGGGCAGAGTTGCTCATGATCTCCAGTACGGATCAAATACAGAGTGAGCAAGTTGTTTCTGATTTAGACCTGCCTTACCCCTTTTTATATGATCCGAAATGTGAGAGTTTCCGCAATTATGGAGCAGGGCAAGCTCTAGGTGCTCCTTTACCGGCTCAATATATCGTAGATTTAGACGGCAAAATTCGCTTCCGTCATATGTTTTCTTTTGTCGATCACAATGCAGGAATAGATGAAGTGCTCACCCTGCTTGAGGGTTTACGGTAG
- a CDS encoding nuclear transport factor 2 family protein codes for MTLPAHLLIQAMYEAINERNVPKALEYIDPDCCYQDLNFPQPFQGKAAVGELFTESCKGMPADLLFVVDDITEGDALAVGILWHVELGGIPLPNGRGVSFCRLSEETGKLIFARDLVEPVIKPGKGAFVILRLIAPLVRLLLKPITAEEQIASQNSANSTELPAQQLWISRLLWLLAGAYIYILFLSPPGQIMPAEPVWAIQSETWQEVLNESLNFFFILPLANTLGIQYLEAPAVHPVDQAFFNFAIAWIFIFLPLLLADMRSRKLPKVAIWSMALFLTNAFMIPYMAMRAAMPIPEAVPSPAKGFLARAFGWTGLLVSGIALFWFGFVGPEFGTVAERCQYFGTQLTTSRVSVAFCVDLVFFTLFQIVLLGAVETSPQKRWLRFIPFWGLATWLII; via the coding sequence ATGACACTCCCAGCCCATCTCCTTATTCAGGCCATGTATGAGGCTATTAATGAGCGTAATGTCCCCAAAGCGCTGGAATATATTGATCCAGACTGTTGTTATCAAGATCTAAACTTTCCCCAACCCTTTCAAGGGAAAGCCGCGGTGGGAGAGTTATTCACCGAATCCTGTAAAGGGATGCCTGCAGACTTGCTGTTTGTGGTGGACGATATTACAGAAGGTGATGCTCTCGCGGTTGGCATTCTCTGGCATGTGGAGCTAGGCGGCATTCCCCTGCCCAATGGACGCGGAGTGAGCTTTTGCCGACTATCTGAGGAAACTGGCAAACTGATATTTGCACGAGATTTGGTTGAACCCGTTATCAAGCCTGGTAAGGGAGCCTTTGTGATTCTACGGTTGATTGCTCCCTTGGTGCGCTTATTGCTCAAACCAATCACGGCAGAAGAACAAATAGCGTCCCAGAACTCAGCTAACAGCACAGAACTGCCTGCCCAACAGTTGTGGATATCGAGATTGCTATGGCTGCTGGCAGGAGCCTACATTTACATCTTGTTTTTATCGCCACCGGGACAGATTATGCCCGCAGAGCCGGTGTGGGCGATTCAATCAGAAACCTGGCAAGAAGTCTTGAATGAGTCCCTCAATTTCTTTTTCATTTTGCCTCTGGCCAATACCTTAGGCATTCAATACTTGGAGGCTCCTGCTGTCCATCCTGTAGACCAAGCCTTTTTTAACTTTGCGATTGCTTGGATCTTTATTTTCTTACCCCTACTGCTGGCCGATATGCGCAGCCGCAAGCTACCGAAAGTGGCGATCTGGAGTATGGCTCTCTTTCTGACTAATGCTTTTATGATTCCGTATATGGCTATGAGAGCTGCCATGCCGATTCCCGAAGCAGTTCCCTCACCTGCGAAAGGATTCTTGGCTCGTGCCTTTGGCTGGACAGGGCTATTGGTCAGTGGGATTGCACTGTTCTGGTTTGGGTTTGTCGGACCAGAATTTGGCACTGTAGCCGAACGATGCCAATATTTCGGGACTCAGTTAACGACGAGCCGGGTCTCGGTGGCGTTTTGCGTTGACTTGGTATTCTTTACTCTCTTTCAGATTGTGCTGTTAGGAGCTGTAGAAACAAGCCCTCAGAAACGTTGGCTGCGATTCATTCCCTTTTGGGGCTTAGCAACTTGGCTGATTATTTAA
- a CDS encoding AAA family ATPase, with amino-acid sequence MRQDVDQYLSVLIRQKLNLCLSEGWVYGQLKQEFALEQDELEELTRRLGFQKGWNPGLKDLLEYQWSKDQETVRTLERIRGQSLVPKPPQRTNRNPLSQKSKHGEISSDQKKKNSNQDALQHALKQLHALTGLDTVKSTVQELVNIAKVSQMQANVGIKSPAITRHLVFTGNPGTGKTTVARLLGEIYKHLGVVSKGHFVEVDRSLLVAEYVGQTAPKTTKVIESALGGVLFIDEAYALVADGRGDAFGQEAINTLLKLMEDHRENLVVVVAGYKIEMARFIDSNPGLKSRFSRAIHFEDYAPSELADIFKASCEQHGYLLSDQTLKSMRHLIGQYETQIGELGNGRFVRNLFDRCVAMQCSRLAALARPTKDDLRTFLPADIPTQEQLTQSLL; translated from the coding sequence ATGCGTCAAGACGTCGACCAATATCTTTCTGTACTGATTCGTCAAAAACTCAACTTATGTCTTTCGGAAGGCTGGGTTTATGGACAATTGAAACAGGAGTTTGCGCTTGAACAGGATGAATTGGAAGAGCTTACCAGACGTTTAGGGTTTCAGAAAGGTTGGAATCCAGGTCTGAAAGACTTACTGGAATACCAATGGTCTAAGGATCAAGAAACCGTTCGGACTTTGGAGAGAATTCGGGGACAATCTTTAGTCCCTAAGCCACCCCAGCGAACCAATCGCAATCCACTGAGCCAAAAGAGCAAGCATGGTGAGATTTCTTCTGATCAGAAGAAAAAAAATAGTAATCAAGATGCACTGCAACACGCTCTCAAACAACTTCATGCCCTAACGGGTTTAGATACGGTTAAATCTACAGTTCAGGAGTTAGTCAATATCGCCAAGGTCTCTCAGATGCAAGCGAACGTCGGCATCAAGTCTCCTGCGATCACGAGACATTTGGTATTCACAGGCAATCCTGGAACAGGCAAAACCACGGTTGCGAGGCTGCTGGGGGAGATTTATAAGCATCTAGGTGTGGTTTCAAAAGGACACTTTGTCGAAGTTGATCGCAGTCTTTTAGTGGCTGAATATGTGGGGCAAACAGCGCCTAAAACCACAAAAGTGATCGAATCGGCCTTGGGAGGGGTGCTTTTTATTGATGAGGCTTATGCACTTGTTGCAGATGGTCGTGGAGATGCCTTTGGGCAAGAAGCAATCAATACACTCCTCAAGCTGATGGAAGACCACAGAGAAAATTTGGTGGTGGTGGTGGCAGGCTACAAAATAGAGATGGCTCGTTTTATTGACTCCAACCCGGGTTTAAAGTCCAGGTTCTCTAGAGCAATCCATTTTGAAGACTATGCACCATCTGAATTAGCCGATATTTTTAAGGCGAGTTGTGAACAGCATGGCTATCTACTCTCTGATCAAACCTTGAAGTCCATGCGCCATTTGATTGGACAATATGAAACCCAGATCGGTGAATTGGGCAATGGTCGATTCGTCAGAAATCTGTTTGATCGTTGTGTGGCAATGCAATGTAGCCGTTTGGCTGCTTTAGCCAGACCGACTAAGGACGATTTAAGGACGTTTCTTCCTGCTGATATTCCGACTCAAGAGCAACTCACCCAGTCTCTTTTATAG
- a CDS encoding chlorophyllase/cutinase-like alpha/beta fold protein produces the protein MNSLILRQKITLTVIRAGVIGIGLSALLAVDFRHQKAHANQLETSHMTQPRIHVNPNMNVKADNDGWLHQSFIVERRDSGHVTAGTAIDKSAGKGKNVISNRSLTGEPDNDLWLSIFEIAEHPDFLSDWIFKDGPETLRVIKPGETSTLTGITAQKIKSRRTLANASPALPAPLFSEIQQLETVITPSGDAADIFVPLRAKSDPSAKPFPVALLLQGANVDKSHYSEYAKVVASYGFVVVIPNNLRIWPLPPPAPTTTGYYPELKLINEVWTFIKDPTVSPVAEVINPEQLVLLGHSLGGAAGLNAVQGGCSIPKCLYGEFKQPEELVAAVFYGTHLKPYTGDPVPPINNDTIPTALIFGEKDGRSFPEKTKETYQQLGNPLKVLVSITGANHFGITNSNAPKNPVNTPAVVPAIFQDPKVQDLSQALAIQTIGTWTALFLRATVLEDPMALDVIFSGAGDKVDDNVNVLMQGPTP, from the coding sequence ATGAACAGCCTTATTTTGCGTCAAAAGATAACGTTAACGGTTATTCGTGCTGGAGTAATAGGAATAGGTCTATCAGCATTATTAGCCGTTGATTTTCGTCATCAAAAAGCGCATGCCAATCAGCTTGAAACTTCCCATATGACTCAGCCAAGGATTCATGTGAATCCCAATATGAATGTAAAAGCAGACAATGATGGGTGGTTGCATCAAAGTTTCATTGTTGAAAGAAGAGATTCTGGCCATGTCACGGCAGGGACGGCTATAGATAAAAGCGCGGGTAAGGGTAAAAACGTAATCAGTAATAGATCCTTAACAGGTGAGCCTGACAATGATCTGTGGCTGAGTATTTTTGAGATTGCTGAACATCCGGATTTTTTAAGTGATTGGATATTCAAAGATGGTCCTGAGACACTGAGAGTGATTAAGCCTGGAGAAACAAGCACTCTCACGGGGATCACAGCTCAAAAGATCAAAAGTCGAAGAACTTTAGCTAACGCTTCACCTGCCTTACCTGCCCCCCTCTTTTCTGAGATTCAGCAGTTAGAGACGGTGATTACGCCCAGTGGGGATGCCGCAGATATCTTTGTTCCCCTCAGAGCCAAATCTGATCCGAGTGCTAAACCTTTTCCTGTGGCTCTGTTGCTTCAGGGAGCCAATGTAGATAAATCTCACTACTCCGAATATGCCAAAGTGGTTGCGAGCTATGGCTTTGTAGTGGTCATTCCCAATAACTTAAGAATTTGGCCTTTGCCACCCCCTGCGCCAACCACAACAGGGTATTACCCTGAATTGAAATTGATTAATGAGGTCTGGACTTTCATCAAAGATCCGACGGTTTCTCCTGTGGCCGAGGTTATCAACCCAGAGCAATTGGTACTGCTAGGCCATTCTTTAGGAGGGGCTGCAGGATTAAACGCTGTGCAGGGAGGATGTTCTATTCCTAAATGCCTTTATGGTGAGTTCAAGCAGCCGGAAGAATTAGTTGCTGCTGTTTTCTATGGCACTCACCTTAAGCCCTATACGGGTGATCCTGTTCCCCCTATAAATAACGACACGATTCCCACGGCTTTAATCTTTGGTGAAAAGGATGGGCGATCGTTTCCCGAGAAGACCAAAGAAACCTATCAGCAGTTAGGGAATCCGCTGAAGGTGCTGGTATCTATCACGGGGGCCAATCATTTTGGCATCACGAATAGCAATGCACCTAAGAACCCAGTCAATACGCCTGCTGTTGTTCCAGCTATTTTCCAAGATCCTAAAGTGCAAGACCTTTCTCAAGCGCTGGCAATCCAAACGATTGGAACTTGGACAGCATTATTTCTCCGAGCGACGGTTCTCGAAGATCCAATGGCCTTGGATGTTATCTTCAGTGGTGCTGGAGATAAAGTAGATGACAATGTCAATGTCCTGATGCAAGGGCCTACGCCGTAA